From a single Helicovermis profundi genomic region:
- a CDS encoding NAD(P)H-dependent glycerol-3-phosphate dehydrogenase translates to MKIAILGAGSWGTALAYVLINNEFKVNLWTRNSIDLNYMRENKVNKKYLPDVLLDKNIEFINNIEDSIKDVDVIVLAVSSQATRNILETIKEHVNKNQLIVNVSKGIELVSLKTISQIVKEFFPNNNFVALSGPSHAEEVSKGMPTTLVSASIDKRSAELIQDIFTTEYLRVYTNPDVIGVEIGGSLKNIIALGAGISDGLGYGDNAKAALMTRGIYEIAKLGKIMGAKTTTFTGLSGIGDLIVTCTSMHSRNRRCGILIGEGKKPKDALEKIGMVVEGFYTVESAYYLSKKYNVEMPITRELYKVIYENHGARDSVKSLMMRSKKHEIEEMILNPIEWN, encoded by the coding sequence TTGAAAATTGCAATTCTTGGTGCAGGTAGTTGGGGAACAGCCTTAGCTTATGTTCTAATAAATAATGAATTTAAAGTTAATTTATGGACAAGAAATTCTATAGATCTTAATTATATGAGAGAAAATAAAGTAAATAAAAAATATTTACCTGATGTTTTACTTGATAAAAATATTGAATTTATCAATAATATTGAAGATTCAATTAAAGACGTAGACGTTATTGTACTCGCTGTATCGTCTCAGGCGACTAGAAACATTCTTGAAACGATAAAAGAACATGTTAATAAAAATCAATTAATAGTTAATGTATCAAAAGGAATTGAATTGGTTTCTTTAAAGACAATTTCTCAAATAGTTAAAGAATTTTTTCCAAATAATAATTTTGTAGCGCTCTCAGGTCCGTCTCATGCAGAGGAAGTATCGAAAGGGATGCCTACTACACTTGTGTCTGCAAGTATAGATAAAAGAAGTGCTGAATTAATTCAAGATATATTTACAACCGAATATTTAAGAGTTTATACCAATCCGGATGTAATTGGAGTTGAAATTGGTGGGTCTTTAAAAAATATAATTGCTCTTGGTGCGGGAATATCTGATGGACTTGGTTATGGAGATAACGCAAAAGCAGCTCTTATGACACGTGGTATATATGAAATTGCAAAACTTGGTAAAATTATGGGTGCTAAAACTACAACTTTCACTGGATTATCTGGAATCGGAGATTTAATTGTTACTTGTACAAGCATGCATTCTAGAAATAGAAGATGTGGAATACTTATAGGTGAAGGGAAAAAACCAAAAGACGCTCTTGAAAAGATTGGTATGGTTGTCGAAGGTTTCTATACTGTGGAGTCAGCATATTACCTTTCAAAAAAATATAATGTAGAAATGCCTATTACTAGAGAATTATACAAGGTGATTTATGAAAATCATGGTGCTCGTGATTCAGTGAAATCACTTATGATGAGAAGTAAAAAACATGAAATTGAAGAGATGATTTTAAATCCAATAGAGTGGAATTAA
- the der gene encoding ribosome biogenesis GTPase Der, which translates to MSKPIVAIVGRPNVGKSTFFNRVAGRRISIVEDTPGVTRDRIYADVEWLSHNFTLIDTGGIEPDNGDVIMSQMKEQAQVAIDTADVIVFMLDGHYEYTPADEEIAQMLRRSKKPVVLVVNKVDGTDMPSHFYDYYNLGIGEPIPISSVNILNFGDLLDIIVGYFDESSKEVDDEEVIKVAVIGKPNVGKSSIINKILGENRVIVSDIAGTTRDAIDTPFEYDGQKYTFIDTAGIRRKSKINEKIEKYSILRALTAIERCDVCLIMIEATEGVTEQVTKIAGYAHEAGKASIIVVNKWDMLAKDNHSYANYENSIRDDLAYMRYAPVMFVSALTGQRVMNLFEKIQLVSNEHSKRISTGLLNDVISEAILLNQPPSDKGVRLKIFFMTQSGVKPPTFVLFVNKKELAHFSYIRYLENTLRKNFEFTGTPIKTIVRERKKKTFK; encoded by the coding sequence ATGAGTAAACCCATAGTAGCAATAGTTGGAAGGCCAAATGTTGGCAAATCAACTTTTTTTAATAGAGTTGCTGGAAGAAGAATTTCAATAGTCGAAGATACACCTGGAGTAACAAGAGATAGAATTTATGCGGATGTTGAGTGGTTAAGCCATAACTTCACTTTAATAGATACAGGTGGAATTGAGCCTGATAATGGCGATGTAATTATGAGTCAGATGAAAGAGCAAGCCCAAGTTGCAATAGATACTGCAGATGTAATCGTATTTATGTTAGATGGTCACTATGAATATACACCAGCTGATGAAGAAATTGCTCAAATGTTAAGGCGTTCTAAAAAACCTGTTGTGCTTGTAGTAAATAAAGTTGATGGAACTGATATGCCAAGCCATTTTTATGATTATTATAATTTAGGAATAGGTGAACCAATTCCAATTTCATCAGTAAATATTCTGAACTTTGGTGATTTACTAGATATAATAGTAGGTTATTTTGATGAAAGTAGTAAGGAAGTTGATGATGAGGAAGTTATTAAAGTCGCTGTAATAGGAAAGCCAAATGTTGGCAAATCATCAATAATAAATAAAATACTTGGTGAAAATAGAGTTATAGTTAGTGATATTGCGGGTACGACAAGAGATGCAATTGATACTCCATTTGAATACGATGGGCAAAAATACACATTTATTGACACAGCTGGAATTAGAAGAAAAAGCAAAATAAATGAAAAAATCGAGAAATACAGTATATTAAGAGCACTTACGGCTATTGAGAGATGTGATGTTTGCCTAATTATGATTGAAGCAACTGAAGGTGTCACAGAGCAAGTTACTAAAATTGCAGGTTATGCCCATGAGGCAGGAAAAGCATCAATTATTGTAGTCAATAAATGGGATATGTTAGCTAAAGATAACCATTCATATGCAAATTATGAAAATAGTATTAGAGATGATTTAGCATATATGAGATATGCACCTGTTATGTTTGTGTCAGCCTTAACGGGACAAAGAGTTATGAACTTATTTGAAAAGATTCAGCTTGTTTCAAATGAACATTCTAAGAGAATATCAACTGGTCTTTTAAATGATGTAATAAGTGAAGCTATACTTTTAAATCAACCACCGTCTGATAAGGGTGTAAGACTTAAAATTTTCTTTATGACTCAATCTGGAGTAAAACCTCCAACTTTTGTATTGTTTGTGAATAAAAAAGAATTGGCACATTTTTCTTATATAAGATATTTGGAGAATACATTAAGAAAAAATTTCGAATTTACGGGAACTCCTATTAAGACTATTGTGAGAGAGAGAAAGAAAAAGACATTCAAATAA
- the pgeF gene encoding peptidoglycan editing factor PgeF, producing MYKKNMFIEFENIANLGIMAGISTRNGGVSSGNYKSLNLGIYTNDQKESISKNYEIFLESLNLRMNKTFYTLQVHGTDIKIIDEKFYADSSDFSAIENFDGMISKLKNINLVTFYADCVPLLFYDKKNDVIGICHSGWRGSVKKIALKMVELFIGEFNSNPLDIICAIGPCASVCCYEVDSVVIKEVNKNFKFPHKYYMLKNNNKYMLDLKKMNYDILVESGILKENIEISPLCTICNNDILFSYRKENGKTGRHIGIISK from the coding sequence TTGTATAAAAAAAACATGTTTATTGAATTCGAAAATATTGCAAATTTAGGTATTATGGCTGGAATTTCAACAAGAAATGGTGGAGTGAGTAGTGGTAATTATAAGAGCTTAAATCTAGGTATCTACACAAATGACCAAAAAGAGTCAATAAGTAAAAATTATGAAATATTTTTAGAAAGTTTAAATTTAAGAATGAATAAAACCTTTTATACTCTTCAGGTTCACGGAACGGATATAAAAATAATAGATGAAAAATTTTATGCTGATAGCTCAGATTTTTCTGCTATTGAAAACTTTGATGGGATGATAAGTAAATTAAAAAATATAAACCTAGTGACTTTTTATGCAGATTGTGTTCCGCTTTTGTTTTATGATAAAAAAAATGATGTCATTGGCATTTGCCACTCGGGTTGGAGAGGTAGTGTTAAGAAAATTGCTTTAAAAATGGTTGAATTATTTATTGGCGAATTTAATTCGAACCCGCTGGATATTATATGCGCGATAGGACCATGCGCTTCTGTTTGTTGCTATGAAGTTGATAGTGTTGTAATTAAAGAAGTAAATAAAAACTTTAAATTTCCGCATAAATATTATATGTTAAAAAATAATAATAAATATATGCTTGATCTAAAAAAAATGAATTATGATATTCTAGTAGAATCTGGAATTTTAAAAGAAAATATTGAAATTTCGCCATTATGTACAATATGCAACAATGATATTCTTTTTTCTTATAGGAAAGAAAATGGAAAAACGGGTCGCCATATTGGAATAATATCAAAGTAA
- the nrdR gene encoding transcriptional regulator NrdR — translation MNCPYCSYTESKVVDSRPTDEGHSIRRRRECSKCKRRFTTYEKIEETPLIVVKKDGTRELYDKKKLLNGIIRACEKRPVSIEQMEKLIDKVELKLHNTMDKEIHSTKIGELVIDLIKDLDEVAYVRFASVYRQFKDINSFIDELTKLLNEKNN, via the coding sequence GTGAATTGTCCATATTGTAGTTACACTGAATCAAAAGTTGTAGACTCTCGTCCAACCGACGAAGGTCATTCAATTAGAAGAAGAAGAGAGTGTTCTAAGTGTAAGAGAAGGTTCACTACATACGAAAAGATTGAAGAAACTCCTTTAATTGTTGTAAAAAAAGATGGTACACGTGAGCTTTATGATAAGAAAAAATTGTTAAATGGAATAATAAGGGCTTGTGAAAAAAGGCCAGTTTCTATCGAGCAGATGGAGAAATTAATTGATAAAGTGGAATTAAAACTTCACAATACAATGGATAAAGAAATCCATTCAACTAAAATAGGAGAACTTGTAATTGATTTAATAAAAGATTTAGACGAAGTAGCTTACGTCAGATTTGCTTCTGTTTATAGGCAATTTAAGGATATTAATTCTTTTATAGATGAACTTACAAAATTATTAAATGAAAAAAACAATTAA
- the ftsZ gene encoding cell division protein FtsZ — MLEFDIDMEQFAQIRVVGVGGGGNNAVNRMIDASLTGVQFVAVNTDKQALYNSKAEYKIQIGEKLTRGLGAGANPEIGQKAAEESKDDIYQALQGADMVFVTAGMGGGTGTGAAPIVAEIAKEMGILTVGVVTKPFTFEGKRRNTHAESGIAELRDKVDTLVTIPNDRLLEVAEKRTSIVDAFKIADDVLKQGVQGISDLITVPGLVNLDFADVKTIMFEQGLAHMGVGRASGENKAQEAAKQAIHSPLLETTINGAKGVLLNITGGSSLGLFDVNEAAEIVSEAADEDANIIFGAVIDEALKDEIRITVIATGFDVNKSEAIKNKTKEVKRSKVETVEEKEESVEEIEIENSDSEEFEIPTFLRRKR; from the coding sequence ATGTTAGAATTCGATATAGATATGGAACAGTTTGCTCAAATTAGAGTTGTTGGAGTTGGTGGTGGTGGAAATAACGCCGTAAATAGAATGATTGATGCAAGTTTAACAGGGGTTCAATTTGTAGCTGTAAACACAGATAAACAGGCACTTTATAATTCGAAGGCTGAATACAAAATACAAATTGGTGAAAAATTAACAAGAGGTCTTGGAGCGGGAGCGAATCCTGAAATTGGACAAAAGGCTGCTGAAGAGAGTAAAGACGATATATATCAAGCACTTCAAGGTGCTGATATGGTATTTGTAACTGCTGGTATGGGCGGTGGAACCGGAACTGGTGCTGCACCAATTGTTGCAGAAATTGCTAAAGAAATGGGCATTTTAACTGTTGGAGTAGTAACGAAACCATTTACTTTTGAAGGTAAAAGAAGAAATACACATGCCGAAAGTGGAATCGCTGAATTAAGAGATAAAGTTGACACTCTTGTCACAATTCCAAATGATAGATTACTTGAAGTTGCTGAAAAAAGAACTTCAATTGTAGATGCATTTAAAATTGCAGATGATGTATTAAAACAAGGTGTTCAAGGTATTTCTGACTTGATTACTGTACCAGGGCTTGTAAATCTTGACTTTGCTGATGTTAAAACTATTATGTTTGAACAAGGACTTGCTCATATGGGCGTTGGTAGAGCAAGTGGAGAAAATAAAGCACAAGAAGCAGCAAAGCAAGCTATACACTCTCCTCTACTTGAAACAACTATAAATGGAGCTAAGGGAGTACTTCTTAATATTACTGGTGGTTCTTCACTTGGGTTATTTGATGTAAATGAAGCTGCTGAAATAGTATCGGAAGCAGCTGATGAAGATGCAAATATTATTTTTGGTGCTGTTATTGATGAGGCTTTAAAAGATGAGATAAGAATAACAGTTATTGCTACTGGATTTGATGTAAATAAAAGTGAGGCTATTAAAAATAAAACTAAAGAAGTAAAAAGAAGTAAAGTCGAAACAGTTGAAGAAAAAGAAGAGTCTGTTGAAGAAATAGAAATTGAAAACTCTGATTCAGAAGAATTTGAAATCCCTACTTTTTTAAGAAGAAAAAGATAG
- a CDS encoding small basic family protein, giving the protein MIIALLGILLGVAIGLLLPLSLAATYSLYVSVGILAAIDSVFGGVRASMMEKFDPVIFISGFFINALMAGLLAYIGDNLGVPLYYAAIFAFGVRLFNNLAIIRRIIIENIRKKRVE; this is encoded by the coding sequence ATGATTATTGCGTTACTTGGAATTTTATTAGGAGTGGCTATTGGATTACTACTGCCACTTTCGCTTGCAGCTACATATTCTTTATATGTATCGGTAGGAATACTAGCCGCTATTGATTCAGTTTTTGGCGGAGTAAGAGCGAGCATGATGGAAAAATTTGATCCAGTAATATTTATTTCTGGATTTTTTATTAATGCATTAATGGCAGGACTTTTAGCGTATATTGGAGATAATCTTGGTGTTCCTTTATATTATGCAGCTATTTTTGCTTTTGGCGTTAGGTTATTTAATAACTTAGCAATTATTAGAAGGATTATTATTGAAAATATTAGAAAAAAGAGAGTCGAATAA
- a CDS encoding DUF881 domain-containing protein, which translates to MKRKSSKASLFALMLILGVLVAVQFRILRTGFKYVKIQDIDYLYTQIESEKAEIEQIKKTKLEIENKVNEYENSENYFELEKTLKKNLDEIIKFAGLSRVRGEGIIVIISDGDRELLNNENPNNVLVHDLDIKKIITDLRNAGAEAISINGQRILFGKSIVHCTGPTIKVNNSVFAQPFIIKAIGNRTYLESAINAPGRYGNILRDWGLFVEVNTSVSIVIPKYSELIYSNYTHDDKGSEEK; encoded by the coding sequence ATGAAAAGAAAAAGTTCAAAAGCAAGTTTATTTGCTTTAATGCTAATTTTAGGAGTTTTGGTTGCTGTTCAATTTAGAATACTTAGAACAGGATTTAAATACGTTAAGATACAGGATATTGATTATTTGTATACGCAAATTGAAAGTGAAAAAGCTGAAATTGAGCAGATAAAAAAAACTAAATTAGAAATTGAAAATAAAGTTAATGAATATGAAAATAGTGAAAATTACTTTGAATTAGAAAAAACTCTTAAAAAAAATCTTGATGAAATAATTAAATTTGCAGGACTTTCAAGAGTGAGAGGTGAAGGTATAATTGTAATTATTTCTGATGGGGACCGAGAACTTTTAAATAATGAAAATCCTAATAATGTATTAGTTCACGACTTAGATATAAAAAAAATTATTACTGATTTAAGAAATGCTGGAGCTGAAGCTATTTCTATAAATGGTCAAAGAATACTTTTTGGAAAATCAATAGTACACTGTACTGGACCAACTATAAAAGTGAATAATTCAGTTTTTGCTCAGCCTTTTATAATTAAGGCTATAGGTAATCGAACATATTTGGAATCTGCTATTAATGCTCCAGGTAGATATGGAAATATATTGAGAGATTGGGGATTGTTTGTTGAAGTAAATACAAGTGTGAGTATTGTTATTCCAAAATATAGTGAACTTATTTATTCAAATTATACTCATGATGATAAAGGAAGTGAAGAAAAATGA
- a CDS encoding DUF881 domain-containing protein has protein sequence MMKKDQIWIGIVCVILGIIIAFQFRIVQRNYFHGMSPHIKSTELINEVSQLRSQKSKLQSEFDELDKKLKSIEEAASSDNIMINKLRSDAQKYKSFSGLTDVSGEGIIITIDNPPKDLNYSDDINIVYDYELIINLVNELNSAGAEAIMINNQRLTSYSEIRAAGNSININTIPQSTPYIIKVIGNKDTLDGAINQRFGIVSTIRSRGYLVDTKKAEEVSIKKYTGITNFIYAKTKE, from the coding sequence ATGATGAAAAAAGATCAGATATGGATTGGAATTGTATGTGTAATCCTAGGTATAATAATTGCATTTCAGTTTAGAATAGTTCAAAGAAATTATTTTCATGGTATGAGTCCTCATATTAAATCAACAGAATTAATTAATGAAGTTAGCCAGTTGAGGAGCCAGAAATCAAAGCTTCAATCTGAGTTTGATGAATTAGATAAAAAACTTAAATCGATTGAAGAAGCAGCTTCAAGTGACAACATTATGATAAATAAATTAAGATCAGATGCCCAGAAATACAAATCTTTTTCAGGGCTGACAGACGTTTCAGGTGAAGGTATAATTATAACGATAGATAATCCACCAAAAGATTTAAATTACTCTGATGATATTAATATCGTTTACGACTATGAATTAATAATTAATTTAGTAAATGAGTTAAATTCTGCAGGTGCTGAAGCAATTATGATTAATAATCAAAGGCTTACTAGCTACTCAGAAATAAGAGCAGCAGGAAATTCTATTAACATTAATACAATTCCACAGTCAACACCCTATATTATTAAAGTTATTGGAAATAAAGATACCTTAGATGGTGCAATAAATCAAAGATTTGGAATTGTTAGTACGATTAGGAGTCGAGGTTATCTTGTTGATACGAAAAAAGCTGAAGAAGTAAGTATAAAAAAATATACTGGTATTACAAATTTTATATACGCAAAAACTAAGGAATAG